The genomic DNA AAAAAAGGAACAACTGGTGCAACTTTTGCACAACAAAAGGCGAATGAACTAGGCTTCAAAGTTGTTCAATTTAATGATAGCCCTTCCATGTTCCAGGAAGTAGCAAATGGAAACGCGGATGTTCTTATTGAAGATTATCCTGTCATTGCATACGCAATAGCCCAAAAAGATCTTGGCTTAAAAATTGTTGGGGATCGCCTCAATGGTGATAAATACGGAATTGCTGTATTAAAAGGAAAAAATCAAGATCTGTTAGAAAAAATTAATAAAGGTCTTGCAGAGCTTAAGAAAAATGGAAAATATGATGAAATACTAAAGAAATATTTGAAGAAATAAGCCGTTTTGACGTAAAAAGGCGCGCAGCTGGCGCGCTTTCTTATTGAAAGGAGATGAATAAATGGATATTATTACAGCAGCCTTTCCTTATTTATTGAAAGGCCTCCAAGTAACTCTCCATATATTCGTTATTGCGATTATTTTGGGTTTTATGATCGGATTAATTATGGCATTATTCCGATTAGCGCCGATTAAAATCTTAAATTGGATTGCGAAAATATTTGTTGATGCCATCCGGGGAACACCATTCCTAGTTCAATTGTATTTTATTTATTTTGGTATAAATTCACTGAATTGGATTTCGTTTAACAATACAACGGCAGGTATAATAACGGTTGGGATTAATGCAGGGGCATATTTTGCTGAGATTATCCGAGCCGGTATTCAGTCAATTGATAAAGGACAAACGGAGGCAGCGCGATCACTTGGTCTGACCGGTGTTCAGAATATGCGTTATATCATTCTTCCACAAGCTTTTCGAAGAATGCTACCTACAATTACGAATCAATCAATTATTAGCTTAAAGGATACTTCCCTTCTTTCCATTATTGGAATTGCAGACTTGACGCAACAGGGACAAATTCAAACTGCAGCTACATTTGAAGCATTTAAAATATGGCTGACAGTTGGTGTTATGTATTTCGTTATTATTTATTTACTATCTTTACTCTCTAATTTCCTAGAACGGAGGTTTGTGCTGCGATGAGTATAATTCAAGTAAAAAACTTAAAAAAATCATTTGGAAATTTAGAGGTATTAAAAGATATTAATACAGAGATTAAGGAAAAAGAGGTTGTTTGTGTCATTGGTCCGTCCGGTTCAGGAAAGAGTACATTCCTTCGTTGCTTAAATCGGCTTGAGGAAATAACTGGCGGTCATGTAATCGTGAATGGTTATGACATTACCGATCCAAAGATTGACATTAACAAAGTGAGACAAGAGGTCGGGATGGTATTCCAGCAATTTAATCTTTTTCCTCATAAAACAGTTTTAGAAAATATTACGCTCGCACCTATAAAAGTGAAGAAAATATCAAAAGAAGAGGCAGAAAAAAAAGCGCTTGAGCTGCTCGATAAAGTTGGACTGCGCGCGAAAGCACAAAGCTATCCCGGAGAATTATCAGGTGGACAAAAACAGCGGGTGGCCATTGCTAGAGCGTTAGCCATGAATCCGAAAATCATGCTTTTTGACGAACCAACTTCAGCACTTGATCCGGAAATGGTCGGGGATGTATTGGAAGTTATGAAACAATTAGCAAAAGAAGGGATGACAATGGTTGTTGTCACTCACGAAATGGGCTTCGCCCGTGAAGTAGGAGATCGAGTCCTATTTATGGACGGCGGATACATTGTTGAGGAAAATGAACCAAAGGAACTATTCAGCAACCCGCAGCATGAACGCACAAAAGCCTTTTTAAGCAAAGTACTTTAAAAACGAGGGATTTATCCTCGTTTTTTTTAATAATATTCAATGAAAGTAGATCATCAAAAAATATAACAATTAATTTGATGGTTACTAGGCATTTCTTTTAATAAATTCTGTTGTATGGCAGGGACTTTTTGTGTGGGGAAAATAACTAAATATTTACACATCGAATGAAGATAAAGAAACGAGAGGAGAGAACAGCGGTTTGAAGAAACAAGGATTGACCCGAGGGATGTATATTAATGGGCAGCAGATTTTAATGGAAAATTGTTTCATGGTTCAAAATCCTGCTACGTTTGAACCTGTAGGTTATGTTCCTAATGGGACTGCAAAAGAAGCAAAGCTTGCTGTCGATGCTGCATATGAAGCTTTTCTTACATGGTCAAAAATCACGGCTTACGAACGGGCAGATTTATTGGAAAAATGGCACCAAATAATTAAAGATCGGTTAGATGATTTAGCTTTTACTATGACATTAGAGCAGGGAAAGCCTTTGTTTGAAGCAAAAGGTGAAATAGAGTATGCCAACAGCTTTGTAAAATGGTTTGCAGAAGAAGCGAAACGAATTTATGGAGAAACGATACCGGCTTCCGTTGGTTCCAAGAGAATCATAGTTCAAAAACAACCCGTTGGGGTCGTTGCTGCTATAACCCCCTGGAACTTCCCGGCGGCGATGATCACCCGGAAAGTAGCTCCGGCACTTGCAGCGGGTTGTACAGTCGTCATAAAACCGGCTGAACAAACACCTCTTACAGCGCTATTATTAGCAGAATGTGCTCAAGAAGCGGGATTTCCGGCGGGTGTTATTAATGTCGTAACCACTCAAAATCCAGCGGAAGTGGTAGATGTTTGGATGGAAGATTCACGTGTTAAGAAAGTTACATTTACCGGTTCTACTCCAATCGGAAAATTATTAATGAAGAAAGCAGCAGATACCGTAAAAAAAGTATCTCTTGAACTTGGCGGTCTTGCACCTTTTATCGTCACAGAGGATGCTAATATTAAAGAAGCTGTAAAGGGGGTTGTGCAATCAAAATTCAGGAATGCCGGCCAAACCTGTATTTGTGCCAATCGGATTTTTGTGCATGAGTCAATTAAGGAACCTTTTTTAGCAGCGTTTCATGAAGCTGTATTATCACTCCGAGTAGGCAATGGCCTTGATGAAAAAGTTGACATCGGTCCGCTTATTGACGAAGAGGCAGTCAAGAAAGTGAAACACCAATTAGAAGATGCTGTTGCAAAAGGAGCTACTCTCCATAAAGGACCTTCGGTAAATATGGATAAAGGGTATTTTTTGAATCCGGTTGTAATCTCTGATGTAACAGATGATATGTTATGTATGCAGGAAGAAACATTTGGACCGATCGCACCGGTCAGCACATATTCAGACGATGAAGAAGTCATTCAACGTGCGAATAATACTCCGTTTGGTTTAGCTGCCTATGTTTACACTCAATCTTTACAAAAGGCTGTTTGGTTTTCAGAAAATCTGGAATACGGCATTGTAGGGATCAATGATGGAGCCCCTTCTGTTGCACAAGCACCTTTTGGCGGAATGAAAGAAAGTGGCCTCGGAAGAGAAGGAAGCCACTACGGGTTAGATGAATTTCTTGAAATTAAATATATTTCACTTCAATTAATATAAACTAGTTTTACTCGTAAGCAAAAACGCTTAACCCAATGTTGATGGGTTAAGCGTTTTTGCTATAAATACGGCAATTCATTATGCTTGAGTCAAGCTCCAATCTCCTTTATTACTTCAGGCGTCGGTTCAACTGTATTTTCAATCCCGGTCGGCAATACAATATTTACTTCCGTTCCTTTATTTTTCTCGCTATCAAATTGTATTGTTCCATTGTGAGACTGGACAATCTTATAGCTTACGGTTAGGCCAAGGCCAGTCCCCTTTTCTTTTGAAGAATAAAAAGGTTCCCCGAGTTTTTTCAACCGTTCCTTTGAAATACCGCAACCGTTATCTTTTACCGTAATTGAAATTTTTTCATTTTCTTCCTTGTTCAAGAAAACGGATACGGTGTCACCGCTTGTTGATGCTTCAATGGCATTTTTGATGATATTTATAAATAATTGCTTCAATTGATTAGGCTCACATTCAATCATATACTCATTGTCCTGAAATATGAAATCAATTTCAATGTTGTGTAAGGCTGCTTCTGTTTTTAGTAATGAAATTACGTCGAACAAAATATTTCGGAGATCAGCTTTTGTAAACTTTATTTGTTGAGGCTTTGCCAAAAGCAAGAGCTCACCGACAATATGATTAATACGATTTAATTCGTCAAGCATAATTTGATAGTAATATTGATGTTTTTCATCTTCCATTTGAAGAAGCTGTACAAATCCTTTTAAAGATGTAAGGGGATTTCTGATTTCGTGGGCAACACTGGCAGATAATTCGCCCACAACAGATAGTTTTTCTGCTCTTCTCAGCCGCTCCTCGGTTTTCCGCATTTCGGTTATATCTTTTCCGTATCCGATGATTCCCGCAATTTTCTTATTAACAATGATTGGAAGTGCCGTGCATTGCAAGGTTATCGAATCTCCACTTTTATGAAGGACATCAAGTTCAAATGATTGAGGTTTCTGATCGAAAATGACATTTGAAATTAGCTTTAATATTTGTTCTTTTTGGTCATTCGGCAATATGTCTTTTACATTTTTTCCAATGAATTCTTCTGCGTCAAAACCGGTGGATACTTTAAACTGAGGGTTTAAATTTGTGATATTTCCTTCCAGATCAATCATGTAAACTATATCCGGATTGTATTCAAATAATGATTTGTACTGTTGCTTGCTTTCTTCTAGTAAAGTTTCTACATGTTTTCTTTCTGTAATGTCTCTTCCAATAATCACTAAACCCTTTCGACTTCCATCGGAATGATAAAGAGGAACTTTGATCGTGTCAAAGGTTTTTGTTGTGCCATCTGGTAAAGGAATTACTTCTTCAATGCGTGTAATATCCCCATTTTCCCATGCCATCTCATCCGAAACTTCACAATATCTTAGTGCATCCCCATAAAACTCCGTATACTCTGCTAATTCAGAGTCTTTCTTTCCTTTATAATCGACATTTTCAAGCTGAAACAACTTTAATCCGAATTCATTGGCTTCAATCCATCTTCCTTCACCATCTTTAAAATTAACAAAGTCAACCATCGAATTAATAAGTGTTGACAGACGTTTTTCTTCTTCTTTTGATACGTTCAATTCTTCCTTTTTGTTCAGGCAAAAATAGAAGAGCCATCCGGTGATGAAAACATATAAGACCTCTTTGATCCGTTCAAGAAAATGAATCAAAGGGAAGGGTTCAAACTGATCAAGAAGATAGTTTGTTCCAAAAATCCAAACGATGCTGGAGAAAATGTATAACCATAATAGTTTTTTCTTGTTCATACTTTACCCCTGTTCTTTTATATGAATATATAAAAGTATTTTATTCTATGTTAACTAAACCAAAGTCGAAAATGAATAGTATCTTCCTATTTTACATAGTAGCATAGAATTAGGAAACTGATTACAGTGAAATTCGAGCATTTAGAGGAAGACAATGGAAAAGGATTGAAAGATAAAGGAAATCATAGTTTAATATAGAAAATCGGTCTTAGGAAATTAACCATAAGTAAAAATACATACTTTACGGAGTGTTTAATAATGAAGAAAAAAATATGGATGGGGGGAATTGGTTTAATTCCGATTTTTTCCATTATGATTTTCCTTGACTTCCAAAAAGTAAAAAAAGAAGAGAAGCCACCACTGCCAACAGTAAAAGTCGGAGAAGAGATAATTAAAGCAGATCTTAAATCTTACTCGTGGAAGGGCAACACCGGAACAATCAAAGGAAGTAAAGATCAATTACTTACGGAAGTAGATCCTTTAGCTGAACTTACTGTGACTTTCAATGAAGGAGAAAAGCCTGATAACATGACCATTCAAACGAATCCTCCAGAAGCCTATCGGAATTCAGTCGAACCCAATCGATTCACTCTCCCTAACTATCCGGGTTCTCATACTCTAGAAATAAACGCAGAATGGGAGAGGAAAGGGAAAGCAAAATATATTGTAGAGCTTATGTTTAAAGAAAAAGTTTCCTATTAACGATTGTTGGCATCAGAAGAAGGGTTTTATTCACTGTTTGTCCTCGAGCCTGTGGGTGGTTCTGGGTTATCTTTGGATATTCCGGTCAACTTAAATCGGATAGAAGGAACCGATGATCTGGAGGGTACACGAGAAAGATATCCGGAACTTGAAATTAAATCAGCGCCTACATTCGTGCTTTTTGACCATGAGAAGGTGGTTTTAAAAACAGAAAAGTATGAAGAACTTATTCAGTTTCTTCAGTCTGATACGGGTGCATCGTATAAGGATCTATTACCAGAAAGCAAAGAAGGGCTTTCTGTTTTAGCAGTTCTTGAATCATCGGATGATAATGCGTTCAAAGAACTATCCTATGAAGAAAAATATCCTCATGTGGGTCCTGTCACTGGTTATACAGATCTTGAAACAGTTAGACGTGGATACCCGGATTTAAATATCGAGCGGATTCCGACTTACATCGTCTTTAATTACAAGGGTGAAGTTTATCGGACCCATGATTCTAAAGACTTGGTTCAATTTCTGAAAAACCGCAACTCTGTGAAGTGATTTGGGTATGAATTTAAGTACTAAAAACTGATAAAGAAATAATAGAAGGCCATAATCCTT from Bacillus methanolicus MGA3 includes the following:
- a CDS encoding amino acid ABC transporter permease, coding for MDIITAAFPYLLKGLQVTLHIFVIAIILGFMIGLIMALFRLAPIKILNWIAKIFVDAIRGTPFLVQLYFIYFGINSLNWISFNNTTAGIITVGINAGAYFAEIIRAGIQSIDKGQTEAARSLGLTGVQNMRYIILPQAFRRMLPTITNQSIISLKDTSLLSIIGIADLTQQGQIQTAATFEAFKIWLTVGVMYFVIIYLLSLLSNFLERRFVLR
- a CDS encoding amino acid ABC transporter ATP-binding protein; this encodes MSIIQVKNLKKSFGNLEVLKDINTEIKEKEVVCVIGPSGSGKSTFLRCLNRLEEITGGHVIVNGYDITDPKIDINKVRQEVGMVFQQFNLFPHKTVLENITLAPIKVKKISKEEAEKKALELLDKVGLRAKAQSYPGELSGGQKQRVAIARALAMNPKIMLFDEPTSALDPEMVGDVLEVMKQLAKEGMTMVVVTHEMGFAREVGDRVLFMDGGYIVEENEPKELFSNPQHERTKAFLSKVL
- a CDS encoding NAD-dependent succinate-semialdehyde dehydrogenase, whose amino-acid sequence is MYINGQQILMENCFMVQNPATFEPVGYVPNGTAKEAKLAVDAAYEAFLTWSKITAYERADLLEKWHQIIKDRLDDLAFTMTLEQGKPLFEAKGEIEYANSFVKWFAEEAKRIYGETIPASVGSKRIIVQKQPVGVVAAITPWNFPAAMITRKVAPALAAGCTVVIKPAEQTPLTALLLAECAQEAGFPAGVINVVTTQNPAEVVDVWMEDSRVKKVTFTGSTPIGKLLMKKAADTVKKVSLELGGLAPFIVTEDANIKEAVKGVVQSKFRNAGQTCICANRIFVHESIKEPFLAAFHEAVLSLRVGNGLDEKVDIGPLIDEEAVKKVKHQLEDAVAKGATLHKGPSVNMDKGYFLNPVVISDVTDDMLCMQEETFGPIAPVSTYSDDEEVIQRANNTPFGLAAYVYTQSLQKAVWFSENLEYGIVGINDGAPSVAQAPFGGMKESGLGREGSHYGLDEFLEIKYISLQLI
- a CDS encoding PAS domain-containing sensor histidine kinase, with the protein product MNKKKLLWLYIFSSIVWIFGTNYLLDQFEPFPLIHFLERIKEVLYVFITGWLFYFCLNKKEELNVSKEEEKRLSTLINSMVDFVNFKDGEGRWIEANEFGLKLFQLENVDYKGKKDSELAEYTEFYGDALRYCEVSDEMAWENGDITRIEEVIPLPDGTTKTFDTIKVPLYHSDGSRKGLVIIGRDITERKHVETLLEESKQQYKSLFEYNPDIVYMIDLEGNITNLNPQFKVSTGFDAEEFIGKNVKDILPNDQKEQILKLISNVIFDQKPQSFELDVLHKSGDSITLQCTALPIIVNKKIAGIIGYGKDITEMRKTEERLRRAEKLSVVGELSASVAHEIRNPLTSLKGFVQLLQMEDEKHQYYYQIMLDELNRINHIVGELLLLAKPQQIKFTKADLRNILFDVISLLKTEAALHNIEIDFIFQDNEYMIECEPNQLKQLFINIIKNAIEASTSGDTVSVFLNKEENEKISITVKDNGCGISKERLKKLGEPFYSSKEKGTGLGLTVSYKIVQSHNGTIQFDSEKNKGTEVNIVLPTGIENTVEPTPEVIKEIGA